In the genome of Microplitis demolitor isolate Queensland-Clemson2020A chromosome 5, iyMicDemo2.1a, whole genome shotgun sequence, the window atatttacaattaaagttaagtttatgtatttttatctgAACATCTAATTATAATAAGCATTTTGAATTTCAGAGAATACATGATCAAAATTACATCTCTGGGAGTTCAAGTTCTAGTTCTTCATATCACTCAATACAAGTCAATTATACGATGCATTaccatcaataatttttttaatgataccagcatcaaaacttaaagtttcagtaTCTCTACAGTTAGTCCAAGACGACCCATCTAAtgaactttaataattttaactttggCGATTTTAACtttggtaaatttgaatttttataaataaaacaacctattaatatttttataaatattaatgatgataatgaaaattatgatgatgaagaacttataaataaatgaaagtttgttggtaaaaaaaataattatgttaaaaaaaattatttttgatgaaagaaatactaaattattatttaaagttcaaatttaccaAAGTTCAAATTTCTAAGTTCCAAGTGTAAAAGTTCAAATTGTCGAAGTTCATTAGGTATGGAACCATTTTACCGCAACTGTATTAAAACTGCGAATTTCAATGTCTGTTTTGTCAGTcgacaaataaatttcaaaccaATACGATTTAGCACGCAACTGATCAGTTTCTTCCTTAGGGATTCAATTCACTAGtttctgactatttttcacTCCTGTCAGAATCCCATTTGTCTTTTGTAAGcttctaaatatttatatcattctaataactaaaaaaactgatagttatgtttggaaaattttaaaaataacgagttttaaatttcttgtataaaaaaaattaatttttttaagtaaaattgattcaaataatttttgattcaaaaatgatatttatatgtCACTTGTCTGCTTATTGTACTGCAAGAAAAGATCTCATGAAATCCAATAGATTATCATAAATTGTCatagattttataagaatgattGAGTCCTATGAGAAGTTTTAAGAGCTtcatacatacagctataagaatctatcttttttttaagcagAACTATGGAAATATTTCCTATTGAACAGTAACTTCTCCAAGtattttaataagtaaaattttatgataccgAAGCTCACTgatgtctgataatttttgaatttttttagaaacgataaattataaaaaaaaaaaataattccaaaaattgcacctgtagcttttttaattttctatatgtgcatatttttagtttttttttttttttttttgtaattgatctgttaaaaaaaaagttgttaatagtctactaacttcagaataataaaattttacacttttttaaaacaaataaaaaaaccttttttcaAGAAGTCAGTCATTAGTAATCGACATGTGTTTGTATAAAACTAAGAACCTGATAGTCCCAATAAAAAGACGAAACGtcgtagtaaataatttactaaaacataaaattttgatccTACACTATCTGAAACTTCAATtagttaattcaaaatttaaattttctagtacattaaataattaaaaatttgaaattttatttgttatattaaTAGACAAAATCAGAggttatgatttttaaattgatgatgaaatttattgaaatcagTGACAAAGATTCAATTcgtcatatttataatttctataaataaaataataaaaatatgtatattaaatattatgattaataaaaataattataattacatattatttaatttgttatgaATAAAAACTCTTGCGCCGGTGCCAGTGGAAAATTAGATAAAGATGaacgataaaattttactaaactcAGAAAAATGAGGAAAAAGATGACAGAAGTTGGCTGGACATCAGTGCTCTGCTaccaactaaataaaaattcattaaaattacaagcgcacaaatatttaaatttcattaattattttttaaaaatttacagacgtttaattattaactaattaattaaaattaataaaataacctgcttttattttttatcgataaatgaaatttttagtttcttataaatttttttttaaacaaaaattttaccgcCGATTTTACTGACACGAGTTTACATTAAATGTCGCCCAAATgaaaattgtcatttattttgtgaACAAAAGTacataagttatttttatgtgtaaatataacaaagaagtaagtaatgtaaatatttatttttttaatataataaaataacaatgaaatttaatgagtGTCATCATAGAAgacgtcaaaaatttttcgattgtaaataaacacatcaacaattaaaaaattattattgaaaaaaatgcacactaattttttaattctttaaatgtcaattttttttcaatttattaatattttaccagctgcttttttaattttttaaatgaattgtcTACTAGATTCACcctcaaaatttatcatcctAGAATTGACAGAAAAATAGACAGTAAACTCAGCGGAgatctgacaattttttaaagttttgaaatCATAAagtaaaatgtttataaaataaaaataaaaaaatgcacgtttagataattcaaaaatcaaaatatgcatttttttttaattttattattttaattattcaagttttttatatgtaagtaAAAAATCGTCTTATGTCTGCTAAATTTATGATCCTCTTACcagacaattgaaaatttttgaattttatgttttattaaataaattacagaaaaaaaaagaaactaaaaaaatgcacatgtaggaaattaaaaaatctataagtgcaattttttcaaatattttttttcctacaatttatcatttaaaaaaaattcaaaaattactacaaAAATTCACAACTGTATTTATTACAGATGACCATACAgtgaaagtataaataaaatctacaaGAATGTCGTATTTACGTGGGTCTGCCAACTATGTCTGGTGTACGACAAGTGTCCTGGGTAAAGGAGCAACGGGTGCCGTTTTCCAAGGAGTAGATAAAAATAACGGCGAGCCAGTTGCCGTAAAAACATTCAACCAATTGAGTCACATGCGGCCTATGGATGTTCAGATGCGCGAATTCCAGGTTCTGAAAAAAGTAAAGCacgaaaatattgtaaaattattagcCATCGAAGAGGAGCAAGATGGTCGTGGTAAAGTTATCGTGATGGAACTTTGTACAGGTGGAAGTCTCTTTAATATCCTTGATGATCCTGAAAACACATATGGGCTCGCAGAGAACGAATTCCTCCTTGTCCTCGAACATCTTTGCGCCGGGATGAAACATCTGCGTGACAATAATCTCGTACACCGCGATCTCAAACCTGGTAACATAATGAAGTATATTGCCGATGACGGCAGcacgatttataaattaacagaCTTCGGCGCTGCGAGAGAATTAAACGAAGACcagcaatttttttcactctaCGGTACTGAAGAATATTTGCATCCTGATATGTATGAGCGCGCAGTTCTTCGTAAGCCAGTGAACAAAACATTTGGTGCAACTgttgatctatggtctatcgGAGTCACTCTTTATCATGTAGCTACAGGTAATTTACCATTTCGTCCCTTCGGCGGGCGACGTAATAAAGAAACCATGTACTTTATTACGACAAGAAAAGACTCCGGAGTAATATCGGGAACTCAGACCTCAGAAAATGGTCCCATTGAGTGGAGCAAAGAATTACCTAGCAATTGTAGGCTCAGttatggtttaaaaaaaatagtaactcCACTTCTGGCTGGTTTACTTGAAGTTAACAAACAGTACATCTGGAGTTTCGATCGTTTTTTCAATCAAGTCACTGATATTTTATGTCGTACTcccattcatatatttaattttcatacaaTGCAGTCATTGAAAGTTTATCTTCATCCTGATGACAAAATTCAGTCACTGAAAGCTCACATTCAAGAGCAGACAGAAATTCCACCTCAtgctcaaattattttatttgacgaAACGGTTTTGTCAAAAATAATCGATGAAAATACTGTGGCAAAAGGGTATCCAATCACGACAATGGAAAAACCATTCGCTGTATTTTCTCGAGAAAATAACAACGTTGTAGCTGCGGTGATCAGCGGGTTTGGTAATTTGTTACCATCGTCGCCAATTGTTTCTTCGTCATCGTCATCGGCTACCACGACAACGGGAACGACtgtgataaataattcaacatCTAGTGGACTGGATGCTGCAGTTTCTTCGACGTCATCAACATCGTCAAATAGAGAAAAAACTAAATCATGTAACAGTGAATCGATTGTCTTTCCGACTTTTGCTAATCTTGTGTCGGTGGAAAATGATGCGAGTCAAGCAAAGTTGGCCTGCTCTGTTGGACACTCGTGCAAACGTACTGTAGATAGATTGTCTATTTCTAGCAAATTGTCTCAAGACTCAGTCAATGCTTTTGTAAATCTTTTGTCATCTGAATTGACGAGACTGACTGGTGAGGTTGATCGTCTGAGAGAATTGACGAAagctattgaaaaaattttcactgcGACTGAACATGGGGAATTCATTGGGTTCCAGGCgattaaaaagttatcaaatCCATCGTCAATGCCgcatattttattgaataatgaGAGGAAAATTAATGAGTGGCGGATGGAATTagaatctaaaaataaacaattgttTTCTGAACTTGCTCCTGCAATTGCTCAACTTTACCaaaggtaaataataaaatattattgaatttttttttaaatttcactagGGAAAATCTTCGATTTTCAAGGAGAGACTACCCGTCGTAAGCCTGTCCGTAATGTCTTTCATCGGCAATTACTGAATTCAAACAGCTTCTACTTAATTACTAAGGAATTTCCTACTGGAAATCCCGTTATAAGCGTCtgttaaaattgtaaaaactataaactaagaatataaaaaaaaaagacaaattaatgatgaaaatttactatatttattttgacaagATTTCAGATCTACGGGGATTAAAAAATCGAGATGGCGCGTGACAAaacgttaatttatttaaatttaaatgggtTTATAACGAGGAGTTGAGGACAAAATTATACGCACGGTAGTGAGAAGACTGGAATTCTAAGAATAATTTTCCCTACGTGCTGTAGATCAGGCTTATGATGGGTAGCCGACTGTAATTGtcatagaaattaatttttcttacatgaatattgatttgttgggataattaaaaaaattaaaacttggattttaagtcaaaaaattttaaaagtacagtcctgacttttttttaaaaaactttgattagtttttaataattttgagtttaataaattaattaattattaattaaaattcaggtttttcaaataactatcaactttaaaattaattgacttatcgacattaaaaaaaccatttctcaaatgaaattcattgtggttttaatttttattataatttgaacATAATCCAGATACGTCAAAGATGAAGTTTTAAAAGCTGAATGGGAATCAGCAACACGACAATTAACCTGCCCATGGAAAACGAAAGCAAGTCAAAGAGCATCAACTCTCGTAGACCGACTCCGAGATGGCTGGCAACATCTTCTGAGAGATCGCGCTACCCGGACACTCACCTATAATGACGAACAATTCCACGTGTTAGAAAGGAtaaaagtacaaaaataatcatcTTTTTAATTACTTCCCATGACATAATtctatatcaataataattattttcaggtGACAGAAACCGGTCGCAGACTTAAAATGCTTTTAGAAACAGAATGTATACCCGCGGTTGTCCAACGTTCTGAGTCTTTAGCAGACTGGTACAAAATGGTCCAGACAATTTACCTCCAAAGCCAAATATTAgacaaagatttaaaaagttacagtAATTCACTGGAGTCATTTTCCTGCCGCATGAGTCAAGAGGGTAATGAACATTACGAGGCATTGTCATCATTTCTAAATACATTACCAGTAAAACAATCCACTAGCCAGACGTCAAATCTTCCGGGTTCCATTCGTGAAGAAGGAACAAAAATGTGGCGAAATATTTGTGATACCCAGCATAAAATAGCTCTAATACTTTGTGAAAATGATCTGTTGGttgataaaatcaataatttgacaattaattatgataattacaatactatcaaagaatttaatgactcagataaaaatttaacagatgAAGATACCGACGaagagataaattataaaaataatcaacagttcatattatcataataattttttttttttatatataattttatcacgTATCAAAACCGTGATTGGGTGGCGTTGAATCACGATCCACAAGCATATTGAGACGCTGACGATGTTTCTGCTCTTTATGTTTCTCCTGGACACTCTCAAAGTGTTTTAAAAGCCGCGCAAAATCAATCCCTACGTGATTTCCGTCCGTGTGTTTGTTCTTGTTAGTGGACTCACTGGATTTACCGGCGACTATAACTGAACTTGATGGTGGTATTGCCGTTAATCGACGTTGTAAAGTTCCGAATGCTTCACTTTGGGGtaaaatcatcaaaagacCATACAGAGTTCTTACTAAGGACTCATTCCTTTCTGGCTCCAGTAATTCGAGTCTCAAATCtggtgattttaaattataataagacAGGGTAATTACTAATGACTGTTAGCAGATTAAATACGTACATGTAAATATTGGAGACTCAATTAGTTGGactaatttatcaatttcagTGAGAAATTCAACGGTTACTTCGATGTTGGCgctttgataattaatagtgaatttgtttaggattatttatataaatatgtgattttcatgattacctgcattggaatTTCTAGTTTCAGTATCTACTGTCAGTCGAAACGAGTTAATGCTAACTAAGTCCAATGTTGCGGACAAATCCTTGATTATAAATTCCGATTGATACTGATTGGAAAATTCTAATCGGAAATTTACTCGATtgaaaattattcgaaaaaagaaattattttctgattaaaaaacttttatctgatccaatcagaaaataatcggaaataaatttattattttcctatGAAATCTGATTAAATCTTCGTCCCTTGAGGAGGTACAAATAAACTTTCTACCCGCTGGCGGAAGGCAGTTGTAATTTAAACTCTGATACTTGTCATttgtttaatagtaatttcacACCTTGGGaaataagaaagcctcagatcacatgttcgttgacaattacatgtgatctgagacatttcttactttactgtcctaggtgtgtaatatactattacgcaaatgacagttctgactgtgattaagttttataaaaattagtgtaaataataaatagtatttatagtttctgctcAATCATAAATTGCAAATCACAATTTATGTTTAcgctaataattgatcacattattggttttaaattaacttttttctgaTTGACTGCTGATACTGAAACTTTCagggccagtttttcaaaccaggttcaaattaatattgatagtatatctattaataatatatagatataccaacaataataatttgaagcCGGACTGAAAATAAACTCGGTTTTAAAAACTGGTCCCAAGTTCTAAtgcaaataattatgaaaaatattgtctGACACAGAATGAAACACGATTTCCGACTGGGGGTGATCAGCCTGGTCTGAAAttgtttgttataaatatattgttagtgttaaaaaatgaaagtttaaataaaggaTACAATGATTTAACAAGATCACACGCGTGCGCGTAATTTTGTCCAAGTAAACAAAGAGCCATTGTTGCAACTGGATTATGACACCACGACTCatacaaacaaacaaataatttacgaCTTTCCtgcaattcatttaaaaataatatattaatttgttatctgtataaaaaatataaaaaaataaatatatagttatttttttaacgaacctcattttttaaatcctttaaTTTATTGCGTAATTCAAATAACTCAGAGCTAGTAAGCAGTATAACATTCAATGTTTGTATCATGATACCAGCAAATCTTAAATTCTGTTcttccaataatattttagccaatattttataaatttcttcagCGCTCAATAGCACACATAATTCTCGTATTATAAACGCGCCTTTGTCTTCCAGTAAATGTCGATCTGTCGAAAACAATCTCAACAAGTTGAcgataaatttagtaaaatatttattacccATCGGACTTGACGTTAATcccgatttatttttttcctttgcgGTAACTGTTATTTGCGGACTGATTATTTCCGCAATGACAACTAAATTTTGCTGAACAACTTCGTCAGAGTTGTCACCAAGTGTGCGCATCAATACCGGAAATAATTCATCAATATGATTGTACATTTTATCtggaatattaataaatagatgatAAATCCATTTAAGCGCGGCTATTTTCGTTTGAACTGATGTCTGTTTCAAATGTTTCGTCAAGACTTCAACAATCTTAGATAAATTAAGACCCtctggttttatttttttatcagtatcaGCTTCGTTACTCTCATTAATACCCgaacttttaatttctttcGATTCAATCCCATCATCGACCGACTTCTTGTCTTTTCTATCTGTCGCTTGATTATTACCGGCACCTGCCTCGCAAGTAATCAACAAGTCTTTGGTTGTAATGAGTTCCATAAGACATGAGTTGACTTTTGCCGCTGTTTCTTTAATATTCTTACGGTTATCGCTGTCGTAAGCAAGGCAGGGCAAAATAGCCGACAGTATTCCCGATGCGTAAGGCAGCATTGAAGGACCTGACAGCTGGACAAATTCACGGATCCAAGAGATAGCTGTCAGCTGAAGCAGCTCATCAGCACTCTGTGCATGAACGATGAGAATATTAATCATCCCTGGGAAATCGACTCTCGAAGGATTGGCTTTGATGCTGCGTAGAAATTCTCCGAGGACAgtatcagttatttttttaatctcaggAGTTGGATCTTCGAGGATAATAAACAAGCCGTCTAATATTTCTGGAAGAATTATAACAAAATCCATGTCTGGCACAGCGTCCAGTACGGACACCCATGAGATCATGAATTGCCTGCCAAATGGACTCTTGATGTAAATTCTCTCCCTTAATATCGGCATGAATCCGACTAAGTCAAACATCCCGCTTTCTGTAACGATGTCTTTCATTAATCTGTCGAGTAACTCAGTGGCGTTTTTGACGGTTTGTTCAGGATCGCAGGCTAATTTGCTCAGTGCGCCGAATATGTCAGTAAAAAGTGGGAGTACGGCGCTCCTTGCTATTTTTACGACATTGTAAAGACTTTCGCAGGCGTAATATCGGACATGAATGTCTGGGTCAGAAAAACATGCCAAGATTGGACGTATTAATTCTTCGGTGTATTGCCCGGTATCTTTTCCGAGACCGACGGCTATTGCTGCTAAACCAATCAAACCTCCTTTTCTCGTGTGAGAGTTTTGTGATGTTGCGAAATCTTGCCCTAATacttttaatagtttttttatttgaactgTATTATTGCGCGCTGAAAATTCTTTGACCATTCTGCAATAggtagataataataaatatatatgaagaaaatattataaacgaTAAAATAGTACTAGTTGTTggtaactttttaatttttaaattttgttattttaatatgagGGCCACAAAGAacggatttaaaaattccctgatatttcccggttttccagttgtttttaaaaaagacaAATTGTAGCTTCAATTGTTTAGTGTTCTGACCTGgtcgtgaaattttttaattatgcgTGGGTCCGACGTAATTAAAAATCcataataattatcgaaaaaaaattattgaagccCGCAGACCGTTTTTAAAACGggctaaaatttgaaaatttttttcgatcgcTTTCTTAGGATTACTCCGAAACCGAGcacgacaaaaaaattaaatgaccaGATTTGGAAACTAGACACATCAAGCTACAATTTGCCTCATTTGTTTTTGTCGTACGATCATTTTCCATCGAGTTACAGTTTCAATCTCTGGAGCCAAagacttattaatttaataattttttttactggaactcatattaatttttcaaacacaGCTGTCagtttaattagtaattaaaataacataaatattgaGAGGTTTACAGTAAACTGACAGGTATGAACTAAAGTCAAAAACTAATTTCGCGGGCAGAAACTCATCAGTT includes:
- the LOC103579561 gene encoding serine/threonine-protein kinase TBK1 — its product is MSYLRGSANYVWCTTSVLGKGATGAVFQGVDKNNGEPVAVKTFNQLSHMRPMDVQMREFQVLKKVKHENIVKLLAIEEEQDGRGKVIVMELCTGGSLFNILDDPENTYGLAENEFLLVLEHLCAGMKHLRDNNLVHRDLKPGNIMKYIADDGSTIYKLTDFGAARELNEDQQFFSLYGTEEYLHPDMYERAVLRKPVNKTFGATVDLWSIGVTLYHVATGNLPFRPFGGRRNKETMYFITTRKDSGVISGTQTSENGPIEWSKELPSNCRLSYGLKKIVTPLLAGLLEVNKQYIWSFDRFFNQVTDILCRTPIHIFNFHTMQSLKVYLHPDDKIQSLKAHIQEQTEIPPHAQIILFDETVLSKIIDENTVAKGYPITTMEKPFAVFSRENNNVVAAVISGFGNLLPSSPIVSSSSSSATTTTGTTVINNSTSSGLDAAVSSTSSTSSNREKTKSCNSESIVFPTFANLVSVENDASQAKLACSVGHSCKRTVDRLSISSKLSQDSVNAFVNLLSSELTRLTGEVDRLRELTKAIEKIFTATEHGEFIGFQAIKKLSNPSSMPHILLNNERKINEWRMELESKNKQLFSELAPAIAQLYQRYVKDEVLKAEWESATRQLTCPWKTKASQRASTLVDRLRDGWQHLLRDRATRTLTYNDEQFHVLERIKVTETGRRLKMLLETECIPAVVQRSESLADWYKMVQTIYLQSQILDKDLKSYSNSLESFSCRMSQEGNEHYEALSSFLNTLPVKQSTSQTSNLPGSIREEGTKMWRNICDTQHKIALILCENDLLVDKINNLTINYDNYNTIKEFNDSDKNLTDEDTDEEINYKNNQQFILS
- the LOC103579518 gene encoding protein VAC14 homolog: MISERDYAPLSAACVRSLNDKVYEKRKPAATEIEKMVKEFSARNNTVQIKKLLKVLGQDFATSQNSHTRKGGLIGLAAIAVGLGKDTGQYTEELIRPILACFSDPDIHVRYYACESLYNVVKIARSAVLPLFTDIFGALSKLACDPEQTVKNATELLDRLMKDIVTESGMFDLVGFMPILRERIYIKSPFGRQFMISWVSVLDAVPDMDFVIILPEILDGLFIILEDPTPEIKKITDTVLGEFLRSIKANPSRVDFPGMINILIVHAQSADELLQLTAISWIREFVQLSGPSMLPYASGILSAILPCLAYDSDNRKNIKETAAKVNSCLMELITTKDLLITCEAGAGNNQATDRKDKKSVDDGIESKEIKSSGINESNEADTDKKIKPEGLNLSKIVEVLTKHLKQTSVQTKIAALKWIYHLFINIPDKMYNHIDELFPVLMRTLGDNSDEVVQQNLVVIAEIISPQITVTAKEKNKSGLTSSPMGNKYFTKFIVNLLRLFSTDRHLLEDKGAFIIRELCVLLSAEEIYKILAKILLEEQNLRFAGIMIQTLNVILLTSSELFELRNKLKDLKNEESRKLFVCLYESWCHNPVATMALCLLGQNYAHACDLVKSFANIEVTVEFLTEIDKLVQLIESPIFTYLRLELLEPERNESLVRTLYGLLMILPQSEAFGTLQRRLTAIPPSSSVIVAGKSSESTNKNKHTDGNHVGIDFARLLKHFESVQEKHKEQKHRQRLNMLVDRDSTPPNHGFDT